One Triticum dicoccoides isolate Atlit2015 ecotype Zavitan chromosome 4B, WEW_v2.0, whole genome shotgun sequence genomic window carries:
- the LOC119293194 gene encoding uncharacterized protein LOC119293194, whose protein sequence is MEIESVKCECCGLREDCTQDYIASVRGSFYGQWLCGLCCEAVRDEAGRKKQAHPGVEEAVRAHMAFCKMFKSNPAVRVADGMRQMLRRRSGDLSKPPGSSSSSSKYGTAQVGDDSSVSLY, encoded by the coding sequence ATGGAGATAGAGTCAGTCAAGTGTGAGTGCTGTGGCCTGAGGGAGGACTGCACCCAGGACTACATTGCGAGCGTGAGAGGCAGCTTCTACGGCCAGTGGCTGTGCGGGCTGTGCTGCGAGGCCGTCAGGGACGAGGCCGGCAGGAAGAAGCAGGCGCACCCGGGCGTGGAGGAGGCCGTGCGGGCGCACATGGCCTTCTGCAAGATGTTCAAGTCCAACCCCGCCGTCCGGGTGGCCGACGGCATGCGCCAGATGCTCCGGCGGCGGTCCGGCGACTTGTCCAAGCCgccgggctcctcctcctcctccagcaagTACGGCACTGCGCAGGTCGGAGATGATTCATCCGTGTCGCTATATTGA